The genomic region AACATCAAGAGGTTGCTGACCAATCCGGTGTAATAGGAGTCGAACCGGCTTTCCAGTACGCGGGAAAAACTGGCGGGAAGCCAGCCCAGCCCGGCGAACGAAATGACTGCCGAGAAGCCGGCGGCGAACACGATGCCCAACAGCACGGCTCGTTCATCGCCACGAGTGGTGAAGAAGCCGAGGAGATACAACCCCAGCAAGCCACCCGCGATGATGGACGTAAACTCGGTATAGAAATGCTGGAGCGTTCTGGCCTCCGAATGCGCCAGCACAATTGCACCGCCCAGCATGATGATCGAACTGCCCAGCGTGGTAAGCTTGGCCACGCGAACGTAGTGACCGTCGTTCCGGCCGGCGGCGAGGTGCCGCCGATAAATGTCCGTGACAATTACCGCGGAAATGGAATTCATCGCCGAGGACATGCTCGACATGGCCGCCGCCAGCACCGCCGCCACCACGATTCCGGAAAAGCCCGCGGGCAGTTGCGTCGTGACAAAGTAAGGCAGCACCTCCTCCGCCCGGCGCGCGCCCGACAACATGTCGGCGACTTGCGGGTCAGGAAAAATCTTGTAGAACACATATAAGCCGGTGCCGACAAACATGAAGTAGCCCCAGGTTGGCAGGCAGATCCAGCAACTGATCCACAGCGCCTGGCGCGCGTCGCGGGTGGATTTCGCCGCGCAGTATTTTTGCACCACCTCCTGGTTGGTTGTGTATTCGCCCAACCACTGGAAGACACCCACCAACACCAGCATCAGCACCGTCTTGTGGCTCAACGCGAAGTCCCATGGCGCGGGATGCAGCCGACCGTCCGCCGGGTCCAAGTCGCCCAGCATGAACTTGCCGTCATCGGAAGCCACCGAGATAAGCTGGCCCAACCCGCCGGGCAGTTTGAGCAGGATGACACCCAGGATCAGCAACCCGCCCGCCGTCAGAATCACGGATTGGACGAAGTCCGTCCAGATGACCGCTTCAATGCCGCCGACCACGGTGTAGTACGCCGTGATCGCGCCGCCCACCACGATGCACGACGTCACATTCCAACCGGTGATGTAATGCACCAGCAACGAAACCAGATATTGGATGAGGCTGATGCGCATCAGTTGCGCAATGATGAACACGCTCGCCCCATAAACCCGCACGCGCGGTCCGAAGCGGCTTTCAAGGTATTCAAATACGGACGTGATCCTCGCGCGGCGGAACATCGGCAGAAACCAGCGAGCCACAATGAACACCCCCACCGGCAGCGTCAGGCAGATGAGGTAGCGTAGATAAGCCGTTTTGAAAGCGTCCGCCGGATAGCCGACAAACGTG from Verrucomicrobiota bacterium harbors:
- a CDS encoding sodium/solute symporter (Members of the Solute:Sodium Symporter (SSS), TC 2.A.21 as described in tcdb.org, catalyze solute:Na+ symport. Known solutes for members of the family include sugars, amino acids, nucleosides, inositols, vitamins, urea or anions, depending on the system.); this translates as MAGMGWYFRRRSRTTEQYFVGGRAYPGWLLGVSLFGAAISSITFVGYPADAFKTAYLRYLICLTLPVGVFIVARWFLPMFRRARITSVFEYLESRFGPRVRVYGASVFIIAQLMRISLIQYLVSLLVHYITGWNVTSCIVVGGAITAYYTVVGGIEAVIWTDFVQSVILTAGGLLILGVILLKLPGGLGQLISVASDDGKFMLGDLDPADGRLHPAPWDFALSHKTVLMLVLVGVFQWLGEYTTNQEVVQKYCAAKSTRDARQALWISCWICLPTWGYFMFVGTGLYVFYKIFPDPQVADMLSGARRAEEVLPYFVTTQLPAGFSGIVVAAVLAAAMSSMSSAMNSISAVIVTDIYRRHLAAGRNDGHYVRVAKLTTLGSSIIMLGGAIVLAHSEARTLQHFYTEFTSIIAGGLLGLYLLGFFTTRGDERAVLLGIVFAAGFSAVISFAGLGWLPASFSRVLESRFDSYYTGLVSNLLMFVVGFALAGVLSRRPRDLTNLTIWTQDRAPLD